In the Hordeum vulgare subsp. vulgare chromosome 7H, MorexV3_pseudomolecules_assembly, whole genome shotgun sequence genome, one interval contains:
- the LOC123410068 gene encoding lipoxygenase 2.1, chloroplastic-like yields MLRGALATPTHGTFTFFSCAAPLARPAVLAPGARQRSSSPRRRSITKVGSTTTTTLYESNGAALQTTVRPSFYDLDQKTVEMEATVTVHMKSFFSDMLDRSLDEFFDIFGKSWLHLELISSELDQDGREHKPIPVGFKNPKKHDAEFGIYEATFDVPASFGPIGAVHVTNSHHSEMLLGDIKVFPAGQESSAVTFHCSSWIHPSDSSTDKRIFFPLKYSCLPSQTPKGVEKLRKSELEAIRGSGHGERTAHERIYDYDVYNDLGDPDHDIDTKRPVLGGKDHPYPRRGRTGRPRSKADPLSETRTDKDHIYVPRDEAFSERKQAAFNTKLNFSKLHAVYTYMKTSKHKGQSFPSLAAIDAMYEDGSKNQPQQKLDGWCATLDLLEKELSHLVHLEGAMFLEEIRKVIKFETPEIHDRDKFAWFRDEEFARETLAGINPLSIQLVTELPIVSKLDEVIYGPADSLITKELIDEQIDRGMTADEAVKKKKLFMLDYHDMFLPYVHKVREIDDTTLYGSRTLFFLTEDGTLRPIAIELTRPMSPSKPQWREVYTPGCDGSVTGSWLWQLAKTHVLAHDSGYHQLVSHWLRTHCCVEPYIIAANRQLSQMHPIYRLLHPHFRYTMELNAIGRVMLISGDGAIESVFSPRKYCMELSSLVYDKFWRFDMEGLPEDLIRRGMAVKGGDGKLELVIEDYPYANDGLLIWDAIKQWASEYVEHYYPCTADIIGDEELQGWWTEVRTKGHEDKKDEPWWPKIDNHESLVQVLATIMWVTSAHHAAVNFGQYPYAGYFPNRPTIARRNMPSEMGVEGMNTFEEAPEKVLLDTFPSIYQSYSALAIMDLLSSHSPDEEYMGTYQDPAWKDNVKISKAFAKFKGRLIEIVAQINEWNTDRKRKNRHGAGVVPYVLLKPSDGNPMDEKMVMEMGIPNSISI; encoded by the exons ATGCTTCGAGGTGCACTTGCCACACCGACTCATGGCACATTCACCTTTTTCTCATGTGCGGCCCCATTGGCCCGCCCTGCGGTGCTAGCGCCAGGGGCTCGCCAGAGGTCGAGCAGCCCTCGCCGCCGTTCTATCACGAAAGttggcagcaccaccaccaccaccttgtaTGAATCCAATGGGGCAGCCCTGCAGACGACGGTCCGCCCGTCTTTTTACGATTTGGACCAGAAGACCGTTGAGATGGAGGCCACGGTGACGGTGCACATGAAAAGTTTCTTCTCGGATATGTTGGACAGGTCTCTCGATGAGTTCTTTGATATTTTTGGCAAAAGTTGGCTACACCTCGAGCTGATCAGCTCGGAGTTGGACCAAG ATGGGCGGGAGCACAAGCCAATCCCGGTTGGTTTCAAGAACCCGAAAAAACATGACGCTGAGTTTGGCATCTATGAGGCCACCTTCGACGTGCCAGCATCGTTCGGCCCCATCGGTGCCGTCCACGTCACCAACAGCCACCACAGCGAGATGCTGCTTGGGGACATCAAGGTCTTCCCGGCAGGTCAGGAGTCATCCGCCGTCACATTCCACTGCAGCTCCTGGATCCATCCCTCAGATAGCAGCACCGACAAGCGTATTTTCTTCCCCCTCAAG TACTCTTGCCTTCCATCACAAACACCCAAGGGTGTGGAGAAGTTGCGGAAGAGCGAGCTAGAGGCCATCCGCGGCAGCGGCCACGGGGAGCGCACGGCCCACGAGCGCATCTACGACTATGACGTGTACAATGACCTCGGAGACCCCGACCATGACATCGACACCAAGCGGCCTGTGCTTGGCGGTAAGGATCACCCCTACCCACGGCGCGGCCGCACAGGCCGCCCTCGTAGCAAGGCAGACCCGTTATCAGAGACGAGGACCGACAAGGACCACATCTATGTGCCCCGGGACGAGGCATTCTCGGAGCGCAAGCAAGCAGCGTTCAACACCAAGCTCAACTTTTCCAAGTTGCACGCAGTCTACACATATATGAAGACGTCCAAGCACAAGGGCCAGAGCTTCCCCTCCTTGGCGGCCATCGACGCCATGTACGAGGACGGATCCAAGAACCAGCCGCAGCAGAAACTAGATGGATGGTGTGCCACCTTGGATTTGCTCGAGAAGGAGTTGTCCCACCTCGTTCATCTCGAAGGGGCGATGTTCCTGGAGGAGATACGCAAAGTCATCAAGTTTGAAACGCCGGAAATTCACGACA GGGACAAGTTTGCTTGGTTTAGAGACGAGGAATTCGCGCGAGAAACCCTTGCAGGGATAAACCCACTCAGCATCCAACTAGTCACG GAGCTCCCTATTGTCAGCAAGCTGGACGAGGTAATCTACGGCCCGGCGGACTCCCTCATCACAAAAGAGCTGATTGACGAACAGATAGACCGTGGCATGACGGCCGATGAG gccgtgaagaagaagaagttgttcatgCTGGACTACCATGACATGTTCCTGCCGTACGTACACAAGGTGCGCGAGATTGACGACACGACGTTGTACGGGTCGCGCACGCTCTTCTTCCTGACCGAGGACGGCACGCTCCGGCCGATCGCCATCGAGCTGACCAGGCCCATGTCCCCGTCCAAGCCTCAGTGGCGCGAGGTCTACACGCCGGGGTGTGACGGCAGCGTCACTGGATCCTGGCTGTGGCAGCTCGCCAAGACGCATGTCCTGGCTCATGATAGCGGCTACCACCAGCTCGTTAGCCACTG GCTGAGGACACACTGCTGTGTTGAGCCGTACATCATCGCGGCGAACCGCCAGCTGAGCCAGATGCACCCCATCTACCGGCTACTGCACCCGCACTTCCGGTACACCATGGAACTAAATGCCATCGGACGCGTGATGCTCATCAGCGGGGATGGAGCCATCGAGAGTGTCTTCTCGCCGAGGAAGTACTGCATGGAGCTCAGCTCACTGGTTTACGACAAGTTCTGGCGGTTCGACATGGAGGGTCTGCCAGAGGATCTCATCCGGAG GGGCATGGCAGTCAAAGGGGGAGATGGCAAGCTAGAACTGGTCATAGAGGACTATCCGTATGCCAACGACGGCCTATTGATCTGGGATGCCATAAAGCAGTGGGCATCGGAATATGTGGAACATTACTACCCATGCACGGCAGACATCATCGGTGACGAGGAGCTGCAGGGTTGGTGGACAGAGGTTCGCACAAAGGGTCACGAGGACAAGAAGGATGAACCGTGGTGGCCTAAGATTGACAACCACGAGAGCCTGGTCCAGGTGTTGGCCACCATTATGTGGGTCACCTCAGCACACCATGCCGCCGTGAACTTTGGCCAATACCCCTATGCTGGATACTTCCCGAACCGCCCGACCATAGCCCGGAGGAACATGCCGTCCGAGATGGGTGTTGAGGGCATGAACACtttcgaggaggcgccggagAAGGTGCTGTTGGACACGTTTCCGTCCATCTACCAGAGCTACTCTGCCTTGGCCATAATGGACCTCCTGTCGTCTCACTCGCCGGACGAGGAGTACATGGGCACATATCAAGATCCGGCATGGAAAGATAATGTGAAGATAAGCAAGGCATTTGCCAAGTTCAAAGGGAGGTTGATTGAGATCGTGGCGCAGATCAATGAGTGGAACACGGACCGCAAGCGGAAAAACAGGCACGGTGCTGGAGTGGTGCCGTATGTGCTGCTGAAGCCGTCGGACGGCAATCCCATGGACGAAAAGATGGTAATGGAGATGGGCATTCCCAACAGCATCTCCATTTGA